A stretch of Candidatus Sphingomonas phytovorans DNA encodes these proteins:
- the pabB gene encoding aminodeoxychorismate synthase component I encodes MLARETAPFVLLDDAREDAVPARLYRRPVRVVEARTVAEVLPALDMLRAARDAGFHAAGFLSYDAGAAFEPVLGMPRATDAPLLWFGLFEGYEEMAAADVPALLPDPAGAWIAPPRPGIDQAAYHDQFARVLDLIAAGDVYQINLSYRATVRHAGDPLALYAQLRARARAGFGALIDTGADLFLSLSPELFFALDDRRLTCRPMKGTVRRGATFAEDRALAASLSADPKQRAENLMIVDLMRNDLSRIARPGSVAVPALFTVETYPTVHTMVSTVTADLAEDRDAIDVLAALFPCGSVTGAPKIRAMQAIAEVEQASPPRGVYTGAIGRLDAGGDAMFNVAIRTLAIRRGDAHDLPGGSFGVGGGIVADSKVHEEWDECLAKGDFLTSDGSFDLIETMAFDPETGMSLLERHLARMKASADLFGFPFDRHAVRNELQAATFRLRRARRIRLVLAKSGAIAVEVSPMPGSPAEPVVVALVPLPVDPSDFRLRHKTSDRAFYGTPPVGCFEMVFIDPDGFLTEGSFTSLFVERNGILVTPPLARGLLPGVLRADLIATGRAVEGDLTPADLVGGFFIGNALRGLIPAIVAVANGTDPGL; translated from the coding sequence ATGCTCGCCCGTGAAACCGCCCCGTTCGTTCTGCTGGACGATGCCCGAGAGGATGCCGTTCCCGCGCGCCTCTATCGCCGGCCGGTGCGCGTGGTGGAAGCGCGCACCGTCGCCGAGGTGCTGCCCGCGCTCGACATGCTCCGCGCGGCGCGGGATGCAGGATTCCATGCCGCCGGCTTCCTCTCCTACGATGCCGGCGCCGCCTTCGAGCCGGTGCTGGGCATGCCGCGGGCGACCGATGCGCCGCTGCTCTGGTTCGGCCTGTTCGAAGGGTATGAGGAGATGGCTGCGGCCGACGTGCCGGCGCTGCTGCCCGATCCCGCCGGGGCCTGGATCGCGCCACCACGACCGGGCATCGACCAGGCGGCATATCACGATCAGTTCGCGCGGGTCCTCGATCTGATCGCGGCGGGCGACGTCTACCAGATCAACCTCAGCTACCGCGCGACCGTGCGCCACGCCGGCGACCCGCTCGCTCTCTACGCGCAGCTTCGTGCCCGGGCGCGGGCCGGGTTCGGCGCGCTGATCGATACGGGTGCCGACCTGTTCTTGTCGCTGTCGCCCGAACTCTTCTTCGCGCTTGACGATCGCCGGCTCACCTGCCGCCCGATGAAAGGGACGGTGCGCCGCGGCGCGACCTTTGCCGAGGATCGCGCCCTCGCTGCGTCGCTCAGCGCCGATCCCAAGCAGCGCGCGGAAAATCTGATGATCGTCGACCTGATGCGCAACGACCTCTCGCGCATCGCCCGGCCGGGCAGCGTCGCGGTGCCCGCCCTGTTCACCGTCGAGACCTATCCGACCGTGCATACCATGGTCTCGACCGTCACCGCCGATCTCGCCGAGGATCGCGACGCGATCGACGTGCTTGCTGCCCTGTTCCCGTGCGGCTCGGTGACGGGCGCGCCGAAGATCCGCGCGATGCAGGCGATTGCCGAGGTCGAGCAGGCAAGCCCGCCACGCGGCGTCTATACCGGGGCGATCGGCCGGCTGGACGCGGGGGGTGATGCGATGTTCAACGTCGCGATCCGGACTCTGGCGATCCGGCGCGGCGACGCGCATGATTTGCCCGGGGGATCGTTCGGCGTGGGCGGCGGCATCGTCGCCGATTCGAAAGTGCATGAGGAATGGGACGAATGCCTTGCCAAGGGTGATTTCCTGACCAGCGACGGATCTTTCGACCTGATCGAGACGATGGCGTTCGATCCGGAGACGGGCATGTCCCTGCTCGAGCGCCACCTCGCGCGGATGAAGGCGAGCGCCGACCTGTTCGGCTTTCCGTTCGATCGCCATGCCGTGCGCAATGAACTCCAGGCTGCGACCTTCCGCCTGCGCAGGGCGCGACGCATCAGGCTGGTGCTGGCGAAGAGCGGGGCGATCGCGGTCGAGGTGTCGCCGATGCCGGGTTCGCCGGCGGAACCTGTGGTCGTCGCTCTCGTGCCGCTGCCGGTCGATCCCTCCGATTTCCGTCTTCGCCACAAAACCAGCGACCGTGCTTTTTACGGCACTCCGCCGGTTGGCTGTTTCGAGATGGTCTTCATCGATCCCGATGGATTCCTGACCGAGGGCAGCTTCACCTCGCTGTTTGTCGAACGCAACGGGATCCTCGTCACGCCACCGCTTGCGCGAGGCCTGCTGCCGGGCGTGTTGCGCGCCGATCTGATCGCCACTGGCCGCGCGGTTGAGGGTGATTTGACCCCGGCCGATCTCGTCGGCGGTTTTTTCATCGGAAATGCGCTGCGAGGGCTGATTCCCGCCATTGTTGCGGTTGCGAACGGAACCGACCCGGGTCTATAG
- a CDS encoding pyridoxal phosphate-dependent aminotransferase — translation MQPSAALARIKPSPTLAITSRVQELQRAGVDVIGLGAGEPDFDTPEFIKEAGIKAIRDGKTKYTNVDGTPELKAAVITKFKRDNGLTYAPDQITINAGGKHTLFNAMVATVDAGDEVIVPAPYWVSYPDVVLFAGGTPVFVAAGPAQGYKLLPEQLEAAITPKTKWVILNSPSNPTGAAYSAAELKALGEVLERHPHVWIFADDMYEHIIYDGFEFATIAQVCPSLYDRTLTANGCSKAYAMTGWRIGFAGGAPWLIKAMAKLQSQSTSNPCSIAQAASVAALTGDQAFLKDHAALFQSRRDLVVSMLNQANGITCPRPEGAFYVYPEFSGLIGKSTPKGQLIDTDEAMVAYLLDEAKVAAVQGAAFGLSPAMRISYATSEDLLREACERIQTACAALR, via the coding sequence ATGCAACCATCCGCCGCGCTCGCCCGTATCAAGCCATCGCCCACGCTCGCGATCACCTCGCGCGTGCAGGAGCTGCAGCGGGCCGGCGTCGACGTGATCGGCCTTGGCGCCGGCGAGCCCGATTTCGACACGCCCGAATTCATCAAGGAAGCGGGCATCAAGGCGATCCGCGACGGCAAGACGAAATACACCAATGTCGACGGCACGCCCGAGCTGAAGGCGGCGGTGATCACCAAGTTCAAGCGCGACAACGGCCTGACCTACGCGCCCGACCAGATCACCATCAACGCGGGCGGCAAGCACACCCTGTTCAACGCGATGGTCGCGACGGTCGATGCCGGCGACGAAGTGATCGTGCCCGCGCCCTATTGGGTGAGCTATCCTGACGTCGTGCTGTTCGCGGGCGGCACGCCGGTGTTCGTCGCGGCGGGGCCGGCGCAGGGATACAAGCTGTTGCCCGAGCAGCTCGAGGCGGCGATCACGCCGAAGACCAAGTGGGTCATCCTCAACTCGCCGTCCAACCCGACCGGCGCTGCCTATTCGGCCGCCGAGCTCAAGGCGCTGGGCGAGGTGCTCGAACGGCACCCGCATGTCTGGATCTTCGCCGACGATATGTACGAGCATATCATCTATGACGGTTTCGAATTCGCCACGATCGCACAGGTCTGCCCCTCGCTCTACGATCGCACGCTGACCGCGAACGGTTGTTCCAAGGCTTATGCGATGACTGGCTGGCGCATCGGCTTCGCCGGTGGCGCGCCCTGGCTGATCAAGGCGATGGCCAAGCTCCAGTCGCAGTCGACCTCCAATCCCTGCTCGATCGCCCAGGCGGCCTCGGTCGCGGCGCTGACCGGCGACCAGGCCTTCCTCAAGGATCATGCCGCGCTGTTCCAGTCGCGCCGCGATCTGGTGGTGTCGATGCTCAACCAGGCGAACGGCATTACCTGCCCGCGGCCCGAGGGCGCCTTCTACGTCTATCCTGAATTCTCTGGCCTGATCGGCAAGTCGACCCCCAAGGGCCAGCTGATCGACACCGACGAGGCGATGGTCGCCTATCTGCTCGACGAGGCGAAGGTCGCGGCGGTGCAGGGGGCGGCGTTCGGTCTCTCGCCGGCGATGCGGATCAGCTATGCGACTTCCGAGGACCTGTTGCGGGAGGCATGCGAGCGAATCCAGACGGCTTGCGCCGCGCTGCGATAG
- the msrA gene encoding peptide-methionine (S)-S-oxide reductase MsrA, translating to MLRTMLAAAAVAGVAFAALSGGAANAERAVPIPAALQDVPKAPGPQTAILAGGCFWGMEAVFERVKGVRAVTAGYAGGTAGNATYDQVSTETTRHAEAVKIVFDPAQVSYATLLRVYFSIAHDPTELNRQGPDTGPSYRSAIFPQNPAQRDVAAAYIAQLGKARSFPQPIVTRLESGRFFAAEAYHQNFYDRNPRHPYIVQWDKPKVAAFKAAFPALAKPG from the coding sequence ATGTTGAGGACTATGCTAGCCGCTGCCGCTGTCGCCGGGGTGGCCTTCGCTGCCTTGTCCGGCGGAGCCGCCAACGCCGAACGCGCGGTGCCGATTCCGGCCGCGCTTCAGGACGTACCCAAGGCGCCGGGGCCCCAGACCGCGATCCTTGCCGGCGGCTGCTTCTGGGGCATGGAGGCGGTGTTCGAGCGGGTGAAGGGGGTGCGCGCCGTGACTGCTGGCTATGCCGGCGGCACCGCGGGGAACGCGACCTATGATCAGGTCAGCACCGAAACCACGCGCCATGCCGAGGCGGTGAAGATCGTCTTCGATCCGGCGCAGGTCAGCTACGCGACGCTGCTGCGCGTCTATTTCTCGATCGCGCACGATCCGACCGAGCTCAACCGTCAGGGGCCGGATACCGGTCCCAGCTATCGCTCGGCGATCTTCCCGCAGAACCCGGCGCAACGCGACGTTGCGGCTGCCTATATCGCCCAGCTCGGCAAGGCCCGGTCCTTCCCCCAGCCCATCGTGACGAGGCTGGAAAGCGGCCGCTTCTTCGCGGCCGAGGCCTATCATCAGAATTTCTACGACCGGAATCCGCGCCACCCCTATATCGTCCAGTGGGACAAGCCGAAGGTGGCTGCGTTCAAGGCGGCTTTCCCGGCGCTGGCCAAGCCGGGCTGA
- a CDS encoding MBL fold metallo-hydrolase yields MALPPLRAAIVPVTPLQQNCSLIWCTATMRGAFVDPGGDLPKLRAAAAQHGVTVEKIILTHGHIDHCGEAKPLAEEFGVPIEGPHEADRFWIARLDEDGKNYGIRGVVFEPDRWLVEGDTVTIGDLTLDVYHTPGHTPGHVIFHHAPSKLALVGDVLFQGSIGRTDFPLGNHQHLLQSIVGKLWPLGNDTAFIPGHGPPSNFAHEREHNMFVSDRAMAA; encoded by the coding sequence ATGGCACTCCCTCCCCTTCGCGCGGCGATCGTCCCGGTCACGCCGCTCCAGCAGAACTGCTCGCTGATCTGGTGCACCGCGACGATGCGCGGCGCGTTCGTCGATCCGGGCGGCGACCTGCCCAAGCTGCGCGCCGCTGCCGCGCAGCACGGCGTGACGGTCGAGAAGATCATCCTGACGCACGGCCATATCGACCATTGCGGCGAGGCCAAGCCGCTTGCCGAGGAGTTCGGCGTGCCGATCGAGGGGCCGCACGAGGCCGACCGCTTCTGGATCGCGCGACTCGACGAGGACGGGAAGAATTACGGCATCCGCGGCGTCGTGTTCGAGCCGGACCGCTGGCTGGTCGAGGGCGATACCGTCACGATCGGCGACCTGACGCTCGACGTCTATCATACCCCCGGCCACACGCCGGGCCATGTGATCTTCCACCATGCGCCGTCGAAGCTCGCGCTGGTCGGCGACGTGCTGTTCCAGGGATCGATCGGGCGGACCGACTTCCCGCTCGGCAACCACCAGCATTTGCTTCAGTCGATCGTCGGGAAGCTCTGGCCGCTCGGCAACGACACCGCCTTCATCCCCGGCCACGGCCCGCCAAGCAACTTCGCGCATGAGCGGGAGCACAACATGTTCGTCAGCGACCGGGCGATGGCGGCCTGA